A portion of the Musa acuminata AAA Group cultivar baxijiao chromosome BXJ1-1, Cavendish_Baxijiao_AAA, whole genome shotgun sequence genome contains these proteins:
- the LOC135608315 gene encoding caffeoylshikimate esterase-like, with translation MEERKMTHPVAEADERSPFGRLSAEEFYARHAVSHASSSFVNPRGLRIFTQWWEPLPPARAIATVAVVHGFTGESSWLVQLTAVYLAKHGFAVGALDHQGHGFSDGLVAHIPDIEPVVDDCVTFFDSFRARYPPSLPCFLYAESLGGAIALMIHLREKDGRATRGWDGVVLNGAMCGISPKFKPPWPLEHLLWLAAAIAPTWNIAFTRGSIPDVSFKVEWKRKLALASPRRTVARPRAATALELLRVCREVQGKFEQVTLPMLIVHGADDVVCDPACVEELRRRAASEDKTIRIFPGMWHQIVGEPDENVELVFGEIIEWLKARAVPDTAAEEGKA, from the coding sequence ATGGAGGAGAGGAAGATGACGCACCCGGTGGCGGAGGCGGACGAGCGGAGCCCCTTCGGGCGGCTGAGCGCGGAGGAGTTCTACGCGCGGCACGCCGTGTCCCacgcctcctcctccttcgtCAACCCCCGTGGCCTCCGCATCTTCACCCAGTGGTGGGAGCCGCTCCCTCCTGCGCGGGCCATCGCCACCGTCGCCGTGGTCCACGGCTTCACCGGCGAGTCCAGCTGGCTCGTGCAGCTCACCGCTGTCTACCTGGCCAAGCACGGGTTTGCCGTCGGCGCCCTCGACCACCAGGGCCACGGCTTCTCCGACGGCCTCGTCGCCCACATCCCCGACATCGAGCCTGTTGTCGATGACTGTGTGACCTTCTTCGACTCCTTCCGCGCGCGATACCCGCCCTCCCTGCCCTGCTTCCTCTACGCGGAGTCGCTGGGCGGCGCCATCGCGCTGATGATCCACCTGCGGGAGAAGGACGGACGCGCGACCCGAGGGTGGGACGGGGTGGTGCTCAACGGGGCCATGTGCGgcatcagccccaagttcaagccGCCGTGGCCGCTGGAGCACCTGCTGTGGCTCGCGGCCGCCATCGCGCCAACCTGGAACATCGCCTTCACGCGGGGCTCCATCCCAGACGTGTCCTTCAAGGTGGAGTGGAAGCGGAAGCTGGCCCTGGCGAGCCCCCGGCGAACGGTAGCGCGGCCGCGGGCAGCCACCGCGCTGGAGCTGCTCCGAGTGTGCCGGGAGGTGCAGGGGAAGTTCGAGCAGGTGACGCTGCCGATGCTGATCGTGCACGGGGCGGATGACGTCGTCTGCGACCCGGCCTGCGTGGAGGAGCTCCGCCGGCGCGCCGCCAGCGAGGACAAGACCATCCGGATATTCCCGGGCATGTGGCACCAGATTGTGGGGGAGCCCGACGAGAACGTGGAGCTCGTGTTCGGCGAAATCATCGAGTGGCTGAAGGCTCGAGCGGTGCCCGACACGGCCGCAGAAGAAGGCAAAGCTTGA